TCGACACGTGTGGACGCGCACGGACGAAACAACCCTACCTGGAATGACAAATTTGTTTTTCGGGTTGATGAGGAGTTTATTCGGAATGACACGTCGGCTGTGATGATTGAAATCTATGCTTTACATTGGTTTCGTGACATTCACGTCGGGACCGTCCGTGTTATAGTCGGGAATCTAATCCATCCGCTCCAAAGATCGCGCCGTCAGCCGAATCACAAGCATTTGGGAATGACATTCGTGGCGTTGCAAGTTCGTCGCCCGTCGGGGAGACCACAGGGGATCTTGAACGTTGGCGTGTCTCTCCTTGATAGCTCCATGCGGAGCATGCCGCTGTACACGCAGCTTGGCTCCGCGGTTGGTTACCGTCATTTGATGGGCGAGGAGGATCCATTTCACAGTAATCCCAACGCTAGCACCGCAAGTCATAATCAAAACTCCTTCTCGTTTCTCCTCGGGAAACCCGAATTACGTCGGACTAAAAGCGATTCAAGTTCCATGCTCAGGTTGGAAGGAGGTAGAAAATCCACGGTTAGGATCGCTGAAGGCGGATCAACGGTCAGCAGCAATGAACCGTTCAACCAAACCAAGAAAACCAGGTCGATTGCTAGTGGGTCGAATGCTATTGCAATTAAGGGTATATCTAGGAAGGGAACTCCATTGGGTAGCGTGGTGGAAGTTGGGAAACCCTTAAAAAAATCAGCTGGTTCAGTGGTAAGCGGATCTACTGATTTTTCTGGGAAGCCCAAGAAACTGACTCCTCCAGGTAATACTGGAAACGAAAACGGAGCCccgaataaatttaaaactttcaaaggCACGGCAATGTTGACCGAATCCGAATTAGGTCCGTCGCCGTCGGAAGTAGCGGCAGCAAAGGCCAAGGAGAAGCTGTTACAGAGAACGAACGACGAGGATGGTTCGATAATTCAAAAATGGGACGTGGACAGCAGCGTGGAAGGACTTCAATCGAAGCTGGAGCGTTGGAGGGCAGAACTGCCACC
Above is a genomic segment from Mangifera indica cultivar Alphonso chromosome 3, CATAS_Mindica_2.1, whole genome shotgun sequence containing:
- the LOC123212539 gene encoding uncharacterized protein LOC123212539, whose translation is MSSNILAPFQLLEVNIISAQDLSPVSRSMRAYAVAWIHPDRKLSTRVDAHGRNNPTWNDKFVFRVDEEFIRNDTSAVMIEIYALHWFRDIHVGTVRVIVGNLIHPLQRSRRQPNHKHLGMTFVALQVRRPSGRPQGILNVGVSLLDSSMRSMPLYTQLGSAVGYRHLMGEEDPFHSNPNASTASHNQNSFSFLLGKPELRRTKSDSSSMLRLEGGRKSTVRIAEGGSTVSSNEPFNQTKKTRSIASGSNAIAIKGISRKGTPLGSVVEVGKPLKKSAGSVVSGSTDFSGKPKKLTPPGNTGNENGAPNKFKTFKGTAMLTESELGPSPSEVAAAKAKEKLLQRTNDEDGSIIQKWDVDSSVEGLQSKLERWRAELPPLYDSSFPSSSNGVSGGKSTGRHSRRHIDGGHSPGMFSCFGKVCGCEFSIVCCTAPTKRRKKRRVNGRMIRSPSHNNTSFF